One region of Halomicrobium sp. LC1Hm genomic DNA includes:
- a CDS encoding 50S ribosomal protein L5, which translates to MSSETDAGFHEMREPRVEKVVVHMGVGQGGRELQEGEEILAEIAGQQPVRTVAQKTVGEFEIRQGDPIGAKVTLRSDDAQEFLETALPLTELSVSQFDDTGNFSFGVAEHTDFPSQEYDPQIGIYGLDVTVNLVRPGYRVAKRDKASRSIPSSHRLDADDAAAYVESTFDVEVSE; encoded by the coding sequence ATGAGCTCCGAGACCGACGCTGGCTTCCACGAGATGCGCGAGCCCCGCGTCGAGAAGGTCGTCGTCCACATGGGCGTCGGCCAGGGTGGTCGTGAACTCCAGGAAGGCGAGGAGATCCTCGCCGAAATCGCGGGCCAGCAGCCGGTCCGGACGGTCGCACAGAAAACCGTCGGCGAGTTCGAGATCCGCCAGGGCGACCCGATCGGTGCGAAGGTGACCCTGCGGTCCGACGACGCCCAGGAGTTCCTCGAAACTGCGCTTCCGCTGACGGAACTGTCCGTCTCGCAGTTCGACGACACCGGCAACTTCAGCTTCGGTGTCGCAGAACACACCGACTTCCCGAGTCAGGAGTACGACCCGCAGATCGGGATCTACGGGCTGGACGTGACGGTCAACCTCGTCCGCCCCGGCTACCGCGTGGCCAAGCGCGACAAGGCCTCGCGCTCGATCCCGTCCAGCCATCGACTCGACGCCGACGACGCCGCTGCCTACGTCGAGTCGACCTTCGACGTGGAGGTGAGCGAATGA